In Curtobacterium sp. MCPF17_002, one genomic interval encodes:
- a CDS encoding glycosyltransferase — MASVPRWLGGRRRRDGASAGPVSGLEARPASVTPPPAVRVAGFDGPLPHLDRAVTVVVTTRSDRHAEVPRLVDTAQLAFGVDADVRVVSYVADAAPRDAFDPRLPWVRSDPVDGLGSAINAGVAPGVGRTLVVVDTSVELGAGALVAFARDVGRPTTARVRTADGAWRNGARLLRPGALPWSDDRAATPDDLVFGADQPVVTMPQWAVVPAPCLPDERTTLTAWTASAAEAIETAVRTRDVGDVVRVVEPGRTVDQATVDVVVRWRDRARMTAGRLGSDVVAGPPLPPWGARPVSPTKRSSDPGGQLAWSIKIAAPAGPEGDGWGDVHFAAELAGALERLGQHVRIDRRDAHVRDDDGTDDVTLVIRGLDRVPPNPASVNLLWVISHPDDVTDTELRSFDRAFAAGPVWAADAAERSGVPVRTLLQATDPTVFRPAAASATTEDAGHVVFVGSTRGASRPVVADAVALGADLRVHGPGWESLVPSSSLGSPSLSRDEVARAYASARVVLNDHWPDMAAGGFVSNRVFDVLASGGVVVTDVVAGLADVLDVPTVAVAASRHELATLLDPARPWPSPAERTAIATRIAAEHSFDARARVLLDAARAERSRLRS, encoded by the coding sequence GTGGCGTCGGTCCCGCGCTGGCTCGGTGGACGTCGCCGTCGCGACGGCGCGTCCGCCGGTCCGGTGTCCGGCCTGGAGGCGCGCCCCGCGTCGGTGACGCCGCCGCCGGCCGTGCGCGTGGCCGGGTTCGACGGCCCCCTGCCGCACCTCGACCGCGCGGTCACCGTGGTCGTCACCACACGGTCGGACCGGCACGCCGAGGTTCCCCGACTCGTGGACACCGCCCAGCTGGCCTTCGGCGTCGACGCCGACGTGCGTGTCGTCAGCTACGTCGCGGACGCCGCACCCCGGGACGCCTTCGACCCGCGCCTGCCCTGGGTCCGGTCGGACCCGGTCGACGGTCTCGGTTCGGCGATCAACGCGGGCGTCGCGCCCGGGGTCGGGCGGACGCTCGTCGTCGTCGACACCTCGGTCGAGCTCGGTGCCGGCGCGCTCGTCGCGTTCGCCCGCGACGTCGGACGACCGACGACGGCCCGTGTCCGCACCGCCGACGGCGCATGGCGGAACGGGGCACGCCTCCTGCGCCCGGGAGCCCTGCCGTGGTCCGACGACCGGGCCGCCACGCCGGACGACCTCGTGTTCGGTGCGGATCAGCCGGTGGTCACGATGCCGCAGTGGGCGGTCGTGCCGGCCCCGTGCCTCCCGGACGAACGCACGACCCTGACCGCCTGGACCGCGTCTGCCGCCGAGGCGATCGAGACGGCGGTCCGCACCCGTGACGTGGGCGACGTCGTCCGGGTCGTCGAGCCCGGCCGCACCGTGGACCAGGCGACGGTCGACGTCGTCGTGCGGTGGCGTGACCGGGCCCGGATGACCGCCGGCCGGCTCGGGTCCGACGTGGTCGCCGGTCCACCACTGCCGCCGTGGGGTGCACGGCCGGTGTCGCCGACGAAGCGGTCGTCGGACCCCGGTGGCCAGCTGGCGTGGTCGATCAAGATCGCCGCACCCGCCGGACCCGAGGGCGACGGCTGGGGCGACGTGCACTTCGCCGCCGAGCTCGCCGGGGCGCTGGAGCGGCTCGGCCAACACGTCCGGATCGACCGGCGGGACGCCCACGTGCGCGACGACGACGGCACCGACGACGTCACCCTCGTGATCCGCGGCCTCGACCGGGTGCCGCCGAACCCGGCCTCGGTGAACCTGCTCTGGGTGATCAGCCACCCGGACGACGTCACCGACACCGAGCTCCGGTCGTTCGACCGGGCGTTCGCGGCCGGTCCGGTGTGGGCCGCCGATGCCGCGGAGCGCTCCGGCGTGCCGGTGCGCACCCTGTTGCAGGCGACGGACCCGACGGTGTTCCGGCCGGCGGCGGCCTCCGCGACGACCGAGGACGCCGGGCACGTGGTCTTCGTCGGGTCCACCCGCGGAGCGTCTCGCCCGGTGGTGGCCGACGCCGTCGCACTCGGGGCCGACCTCCGGGTGCACGGTCCGGGCTGGGAGTCGCTCGTGCCGTCGTCGTCGCTCGGGTCGCCGTCGCTGTCGCGCGACGAGGTCGCCCGGGCCTACGCGTCGGCCCGGGTGGTGCTGAACGACCACTGGCCGGACATGGCGGCGGGCGGCTTCGTGTCGAACCGGGTGTTCGACGTGCTGGCGTCCGGGGGCGTCGTCGTCACGGACGTGGTCGCCGGGCTCGCCGACGTGCTCGACGTCCCCACGGTGGCGGTCGCCGCGTCGCGGCACGAGCTCGCCACCCTGCTCGATCCAGCGCGCCCGTGGCCGTCGCCGGCGGAGCGCACGGCGATCGCGACCCGGATCGCCGCCGAGCACTCGTTCGACGCCCGCGCCCGGGTCCTGCTCGACGCCGCACGCGCCGAGCGCAGCCGCCTGCGCTCCTGA